The DNA segment GTTGATTGATGCGCCGGTCGGCCATCTCGAAGAGATGGGTAGACAGCTCTCCTTCTACAACCACACGATCGCGTCGGTTCCGCGGACCTTCCGGCGCTACCGCGCCGAGACGATTCGGCTCCTCGCAGAAGTGAGCATGGGCACCGGAGCCCTCGCCGTGATCGGGGGGACCCTGGTGGTCATCACCATGCTCACCGCCGCAGTGGGGTACGAGGTCGGCCAGCAGGGCTCGACCTCTCTCGGCCACATCGGCCTTGGTGCACTGTCCGGCTTCATCTCTGCCTTCTTCAATACCCGCGAAGCGATCCCGGTGATCGCGGGCATCGCCTTGACGGCAACCGTGGGGGCTGGATTCACCGCACAGCTCGGCGCCATGCGCGTCAGCGAGGAGATCGACGCGATGGAAACCATGTCGATTCCTTCACTGCCGTACCTGGTCACCACGCGGGTGATGGCAGGGGTGATTGCGGTGATCCCGCTGTACTCGGTGGCGTTGTTCATCGGCTTCGCCTCCACCCAGCTGGTCACCGTCTACATGGTCGGGGAAGCAGAAGGAACGTTCTGGCACTACTTCAACGTGTTCCTCGTACCCAGCGACGTGATCTGGTCGGCGGTCAAGGTGCTGGCGATGTCCGTGGTGGTGATGTGCGTGCACTGCTACCACGGCTACAACGCCAGCGGTGGTCCCGCCGGTGTGGGTGTCGCGGTCGGTCGGGCAGTTCGAACGTCCCTGATTTCCATCATGGTGATCGACCTTCTGATCGGTATCGCCGTGTACGGCGGCACCGCCGGGGCAGTGCGGGTGTCGGGCTGACATGAGTGGACATCTGGCA comes from the Rhodococcus oxybenzonivorans genome and includes:
- a CDS encoding MlaE family ABC transporter permease, which produces MGRQLSFYNHTIASVPRTFRRYRAETIRLLAEVSMGTGALAVIGGTLVVITMLTAAVGYEVGQQGSTSLGHIGLGALSGFISAFFNTREAIPVIAGIALTATVGAGFTAQLGAMRVSEEIDAMETMSIPSLPYLVTTRVMAGVIAVIPLYSVALFIGFASTQLVTVYMVGEAEGTFWHYFNVFLVPSDVIWSAVKVLAMSVVVMCVHCYHGYNASGGPAGVGVAVGRAVRTSLISIMVIDLLIGIAVYGGTAGAVRVSG